One window of Saprospiraceae bacterium genomic DNA carries:
- a CDS encoding DUF1572 domain-containing protein yields MQLSNQIAKHFREVYFGGNWTCSNLKDQLKDVTWKQATQKIYSLNTIATLSYHIHYFVQAVLKVLQGGILDSKDSYSFDHPPIQSQEDWDKFLNALWEEAALFAELIEHIPDEKLWEYFEQEKYGIYYRNLHGIIEHSHYHLGQIAVIKKILSEQV; encoded by the coding sequence ATGCAGCTAAGTAATCAAATTGCAAAACATTTTAGAGAGGTCTATTTTGGTGGGAACTGGACCTGTTCAAATTTAAAAGACCAATTAAAAGATGTCACTTGGAAGCAGGCAACTCAGAAAATTTATTCATTAAACACCATAGCCACGTTGAGTTATCACATACATTATTTTGTGCAGGCAGTCCTCAAGGTTTTGCAAGGAGGAATATTAGATTCAAAAGACAGTTATAGTTTTGACCATCCACCCATTCAATCTCAAGAGGATTGGGACAAATTTTTAAACGCACTTTGGGAGGAAGCTGCGTTGTTTGCTGAACTTATCGAACATATACCGGATGAGAAGCTTTGGGAATATTTTGAACAGGAGAAGTATGGGATTTATTATAGAAATCTACATGGGATCATAGAACATTCACATTATCATTTAGGACAGATTGCAGTAATAAAAAAGATACTATCAGAGCAGGTGTAA
- a CDS encoding GNAT family N-acetyltransferase — protein MKTLDSFETERLLLKPVGKEDAAFILEMFNTPQWINNIGDRNVHSVEEAEAYIEAKMRPQFERLGYGNYIMIRKSDGIKLGSCGLYDREGLEGIDIGYALMPQFERQGYAIEAASKMLDLAEHHFSLQEVFAITTPENIPSQKVLAKLGLEFVRTIQLANDLKELNLYQLSFTADRSPEA, from the coding sequence ATGAAAACACTAGATTCATTTGAAACAGAGCGGCTCCTATTAAAGCCGGTAGGGAAAGAAGATGCTGCATTTATTTTAGAAATGTTTAACACCCCTCAATGGATAAACAATATTGGCGACCGGAATGTACACAGTGTAGAAGAGGCTGAAGCTTATATTGAAGCAAAAATGCGACCCCAGTTTGAGCGATTGGGTTATGGTAATTACATCATGATTCGCAAATCAGACGGAATCAAACTTGGATCCTGTGGACTGTATGACCGAGAAGGATTAGAGGGTATTGATATAGGATATGCGTTGATGCCTCAATTTGAAAGGCAGGGATATGCCATTGAAGCTGCTTCAAAAATGTTAGATCTTGCTGAACATCATTTTAGTTTACAAGAAGTATTTGCCATCACAACACCCGAAAATATACCCTCACAAAAAGTTTTAGCAAAATTGGGACTGGAATTTGTTCGGACCATTCAATTAGCAAATGATCTAAAGGAGTTAAACCTTTATCAATTGAGTTTTACAGCAGACAGATCTCCTGAGGCATAG
- a CDS encoding YifB family Mg chelatase-like AAA ATPase, translating to MLVKLFSAAGHGVDASTIVVEVNAGGNVISGKISYWMVGLPDNAIKEGYQRIQSAIKNIGYQFPRVKLVINFAPADIRKEGSYYDLPIALGILAATRQISEDRFQDYLIMGELSLDGSLRPFKGVLPIALLARKEHYKGIIVPKINAREAAIVDGLEIIPVENLFEAAAFIDKRLEIEPLQADSMKEFQQQQGNYAHDFADVKGQENIKRALEIAAAGGHNVILIGPPGAGKTMLAQRLPTILPPLGINEALETTKIHSVAGILAADSGLVTSRPFRSPHHTISDIALVGGGSNPMPGEISLAHNGVLFLDELPEFKRAVLEVLRQPLEERKVTISRAKISIEYPSSFMLIASMNPCPCGYFNHPEKECVCAPGAVKKYLSRISGPLLDRIDLHVEVTPVSSEELMEYKRGSENSSNIRDRVMAARIRQEKRYHENQNIYCNAQIPSSMAREICVINSAGMSLLKTAMTKLQLSARAYDRILKVSRTIADLSDSDEIKIEHLAEAIHFRSLDREGWAG from the coding sequence ATGTTAGTCAAATTGTTTTCCGCGGCCGGGCATGGCGTGGATGCTTCTACCATTGTAGTGGAAGTAAATGCCGGAGGGAATGTTATTTCCGGTAAAATTAGTTATTGGATGGTTGGGCTTCCAGATAATGCCATTAAGGAAGGGTACCAACGGATTCAGTCGGCCATTAAAAATATTGGCTATCAGTTTCCACGTGTAAAACTGGTAATCAATTTTGCTCCTGCCGATATTCGAAAGGAAGGATCGTATTATGATCTCCCCATTGCCTTGGGAATTTTAGCTGCCACGCGGCAAATTTCAGAAGATCGATTTCAGGATTATTTAATTATGGGTGAATTGAGTCTGGATGGAAGCTTACGTCCATTTAAAGGAGTCTTGCCCATCGCCTTGCTTGCACGAAAAGAGCATTACAAAGGAATCATTGTCCCCAAAATTAATGCTCGTGAAGCTGCTATCGTTGATGGATTGGAAATCATTCCGGTCGAAAATCTTTTTGAGGCAGCAGCATTTATTGATAAGCGTTTGGAAATTGAACCCCTTCAAGCGGATTCTATGAAAGAATTCCAACAACAGCAAGGAAATTATGCACATGATTTTGCCGATGTTAAAGGGCAAGAAAACATCAAGCGCGCATTAGAAATAGCAGCAGCTGGAGGACACAATGTGATCCTCATTGGTCCACCAGGAGCCGGGAAAACCATGCTGGCACAACGCTTGCCAACGATCCTTCCACCATTGGGAATCAATGAAGCCTTGGAAACTACCAAGATACATTCAGTTGCAGGAATTTTGGCAGCAGATTCGGGATTGGTGACCAGTCGACCGTTTCGTTCACCACATCATACGATTAGTGACATTGCATTGGTTGGTGGCGGTTCCAATCCCATGCCTGGAGAAATTTCATTGGCACACAATGGCGTATTGTTTTTAGATGAACTCCCTGAATTTAAACGTGCAGTTTTGGAAGTGTTACGCCAACCGCTTGAAGAACGAAAAGTGACTATTTCAAGAGCTAAAATTTCAATAGAGTATCCATCTAGTTTTATGTTGATTGCAAGTATGAACCCATGTCCCTGTGGTTATTTTAACCATCCTGAAAAAGAATGTGTTTGCGCACCGGGCGCAGTTAAAAAATATTTAAGTCGCATCAGTGGTCCCTTACTCGATCGAATCGATTTACATGTTGAAGTAACGCCGGTATCTTCTGAAGAATTAATGGAGTACAAACGAGGTTCGGAAAACTCTTCCAATATAAGAGATCGTGTCATGGCTGCAAGAATTCGACAAGAAAAACGATATCATGAAAATCAAAATATTTATTGCAATGCTCAAATTCCTTCCAGCATGGCTCGTGAAATATGTGTTATTAATTCGGCCGGTATGAGTTTATTAAAAACAGCAATGACTAAACTGCAATTGTCGGCACGTGCCTATGATCGCATTTTAAAAGTGTCACGAACCATAGCAGATTTATCAGACAGCGACGAAATTAAAATTGAACATCTTGCTGAAGCCATTCATTTCAGAAGTCTGGATCGTGAGGGATGGGCGGGTTGA
- a CDS encoding four helix bundle protein, producing the protein MKSGNIIQEKSFALAIVAIKIVRKLQTEKNEFVLSNQLLKAATSVGANIEESIGGQSRKDFLAKISIAYKEARETIYWIKLLHGTDLLTKDEFESIWKIADECCRIIGKIQTTLKIKGV; encoded by the coding sequence ATGAAAAGTGGAAATATAATTCAGGAAAAATCATTTGCCTTAGCTATTGTAGCAATAAAAATAGTACGTAAATTACAAACAGAGAAAAATGAGTTTGTATTATCAAATCAATTGTTAAAAGCTGCAACTTCTGTTGGAGCAAATATTGAAGAATCAATTGGGGGGCAATCAAGAAAAGATTTTTTAGCAAAAATTTCTATAGCTTATAAAGAAGCAAGAGAAACTATTTATTGGATTAAATTGCTTCATGGAACAGATTTGTTAACAAAAGATGAATTTGAAAGTATTTGGAAAATAGCGGATGAATGCTGTAGGATTATTGGTAAAATTCAAACTACATTAAAAATCAAGGGAGTATAG
- a CDS encoding cysteine--tRNA ligase, translating to MNLFVFNSLSGEKELFKPIVEGRVGMYVCGPTVYYDAHLGNCRTFISFDVIYRYLMHLGYKVRYIRNITDVGHLLDDGEDRMMKGARLEQLQPMEVAQKYSNGFHDMMRLFNVLPPSIEPRATGHIIEQIEMVADILKRGYAYEKNGSVYFDTLKFIKDGNPYGKLSGRIVEDLLSESRDDLKNQDEKNHPSDFALWIKASNEHIMRWNSPWSVGFPGWHLECSAMSTKYLGERFDIHGGGNDLKFPHHENEIAQNMGACGTSPANYWFHTNMLLLNSKKMSKSDGNTISPTELITGNSSHTSRAYSPMVWRFFTLQAHYRSTLDITDDSLQAAEKAYRLLMESMRTLKTFQADFSKESGLKDEAINSLIAQMYLDMNDDFNVPKTLASVFELCTIINSVKDGHISADAISVKSWNDLVQHLDQFVFEIFGLKDENDTNDSNTIDQLMKLVIELRKTARENKDWSSSDKIRDMLKEAGIQLKDGKDGTEWMHLN from the coding sequence ATGAATTTATTCGTTTTCAATAGTTTATCCGGAGAGAAAGAGCTTTTTAAGCCGATTGTAGAAGGTCGTGTTGGAATGTATGTTTGCGGACCAACGGTTTATTACGATGCGCATCTTGGAAATTGCAGAACTTTCATTTCGTTCGATGTTATTTATCGTTATTTGATGCATTTGGGATATAAAGTACGATACATTAGAAACATTACGGATGTAGGCCATTTGTTGGATGATGGGGAAGATCGAATGATGAAAGGAGCCCGGTTGGAGCAATTGCAACCCATGGAAGTAGCTCAAAAGTATAGTAACGGATTTCATGATATGATGCGTTTGTTTAATGTATTACCTCCTTCCATTGAACCCAGAGCAACCGGACACATTATTGAGCAAATTGAAATGGTAGCTGATATATTAAAAAGGGGATATGCTTATGAGAAAAACGGGTCTGTTTATTTTGATACGTTGAAATTTATAAAAGACGGAAATCCCTATGGTAAATTATCTGGAAGAATTGTAGAAGATTTACTTTCAGAATCACGGGATGATTTAAAAAATCAGGATGAAAAAAATCATCCTTCGGATTTTGCATTGTGGATAAAAGCGAGCAATGAACATATCATGCGTTGGAATTCACCATGGAGTGTTGGTTTTCCTGGATGGCACTTGGAATGTTCGGCCATGAGTACTAAATATTTAGGAGAGCGATTTGATATTCACGGTGGTGGAAATGATTTAAAATTTCCTCATCATGAAAATGAAATTGCACAAAATATGGGGGCATGTGGAACTTCACCTGCAAATTATTGGTTTCATACGAATATGCTCTTGCTGAATAGCAAAAAAATGTCCAAAAGTGATGGGAATACGATTTCCCCAACTGAATTAATAACTGGAAATAGTTCACATACTTCCAGAGCGTATTCACCTATGGTTTGGAGGTTTTTTACTTTGCAGGCGCATTACCGCTCAACCTTAGATATCACAGATGATTCCTTGCAGGCAGCTGAAAAAGCCTATCGCCTACTGATGGAAAGTATGCGCACGCTTAAAACATTTCAAGCTGATTTTTCAAAAGAATCTGGACTAAAAGATGAAGCCATTAATTCATTGATAGCACAGATGTATCTGGATATGAATGATGATTTTAATGTTCCAAAAACACTGGCTTCCGTATTTGAATTGTGTACGATTATCAATTCCGTAAAAGATGGGCATATTTCTGCGGATGCAATTTCTGTTAAAAGTTGGAATGATCTGGTTCAACATTTAGATCAATTTGTTTTTGAAATTTTTGGTTTGAAAGATGAGAATGATACCAACGATTCCAATACAATTGATCAACTTATGAAATTGGTTATCGAACTGAGGAAAACGGCACGTGAGAATAAAGACTGGTCCAGTTCAGATAAAATAAGGGATATGCTCAAAGAAGCCGGCATTCAATTGAAAGACGGTAAAGATGGAACAGAGTGGATGCATTTGAATTAA
- a CDS encoding M28 family peptidase, whose product MRNIWVKIAVVILIGLYGCKSDNKTKTVGDAKLEINFPAFNKDSAFQYVKQQVMFGPRIPNTPAHQKCADWFVEKFKSFGTEVIDQKFQVKAFDGTLLNGRNIIAQINPNIKRRLVFAAHWDTRPWADADPDPANRKKSFDSADDGPSGVAVLLELARAIQSQPIRGLGIDFVLFDLEDYGQEANIESWGLGSQHWSRNPHVSGYRAQYGVLLDMVGAANPGFYVEDYSMYYAKDIVEKVWNLAASEGYGGSFPKTSGGGVTDDHYFVNEIAKIKMIDIINKPDGKKFPFYHHTLKDNMNVIDPYTLQMVGKLLIRLIYREEAGTI is encoded by the coding sequence ATGAGGAATATTTGGGTAAAAATCGCTGTTGTAATTTTAATTGGCTTGTATGGATGCAAATCCGATAACAAGACAAAAACCGTTGGGGATGCTAAGTTAGAAATTAACTTTCCTGCATTTAATAAAGACAGTGCATTCCAGTATGTAAAACAACAAGTGATGTTTGGTCCTCGAATTCCAAATACACCTGCACATCAGAAATGCGCCGATTGGTTTGTTGAAAAATTTAAATCGTTTGGCACAGAAGTTATTGATCAAAAATTTCAGGTCAAGGCATTTGATGGGACCTTATTAAATGGGCGAAATATAATTGCTCAGATCAATCCAAACATCAAAAGGCGTTTGGTTTTTGCAGCACATTGGGATACCAGACCCTGGGCAGATGCTGATCCGGATCCTGCCAATCGTAAGAAATCATTTGACAGTGCGGATGATGGACCAAGCGGGGTTGCCGTTTTATTAGAACTCGCACGTGCAATTCAATCCCAACCAATAAGAGGTTTAGGTATTGATTTTGTACTTTTTGATCTCGAGGATTATGGACAAGAGGCAAACATTGAATCCTGGGGATTGGGTTCGCAACACTGGTCTAGAAATCCACATGTTTCTGGATATCGCGCTCAATATGGTGTATTGCTTGACATGGTAGGCGCGGCAAATCCTGGTTTTTATGTTGAAGATTATTCTATGTATTATGCCAAGGATATTGTAGAAAAAGTTTGGAATCTTGCTGCATCAGAAGGCTATGGGGGCTCGTTTCCAAAAACATCCGGAGGAGGTGTAACGGATGACCATTATTTTGTCAATGAAATTGCAAAGATTAAAATGATTGACATTATCAATAAGCCTGATGGGAAGAAATTTCCATTTTATCACCATACATTAAAGGACAACATGAACGTCATTGATCCATATACATTGCAAATGGTCGGCAAATTATTAATTCGCCTGATTTATCGAGAAGAGGCTGGTACAATTTAA
- a CDS encoding gliding motility-associated C-terminal domain-containing protein, whose protein sequence is MRPSRILHFTLVFFFILISHKLVYSQTHSKCGSNPVSLSSNCMDACVVCDLNGVSARTLNITPGQMPPGFCTMVQHSMQWLAFIAASANLSINVAVSSCMQANGVEMGIYASDDCQTFKLVSNCNTNMFANQTWSFSTTEPLKIGCVYYLVFDGNGPNECNVDFVVTAGSTVAPVPNTSAKISGKKLVCKGETVDYMIATINGACAYEWRVENGTLNFAKDNQSQVTWDQPGKGKICVMGSNICNTGNEVCLDVEIGEETPLQEFGPFYICFGETYKFKNLFLTAGTWNYFNKNRFGCDSNITVVVEEFDQIQTFIDTFVCYPDSFKLGSTRYDSTGVYKQILKSKKSPYCDSILYINLLYSKLKSIPNKSNDISCIDTLVTLFADSSLIPKNVPIKRYWLNDLNDTLGTGNQIVVSQAGMYKLVLINEVDSIHSCISIQSILVKGSKNNPDLILQDSLSYCIGDTIFFNTIRFADLNNTNASYNYYWNQSASATQRIDSTFILLNRDTTIYLKAFNGTCEDLLPLPIKINDKENFIFTDSSFCAGSMVNLLNLNFKKQGQFLGGPQFYNCPEADSNCLIQNKLVQLNQDTILYILPDGARCPEITTVKLFAKPYPSAGFITDSKDYCLGDTAQISWIQFDSSTTYKLQIDQTNILLNSGNKSYLTQWIDTGIHSLCLTADRLGCIDSSCSTVFVHAPPNIPIPDCFSTDSSILFTWSQYTNETYRLEVLQGGFYIQVTDTSVFFPNLNRGETIKIRIHASNPYCNEVISEIECQSKTCPPIQLSIDPVDTICLSNSSKAIQLTTQTNPSGQIGTYIWRGPGIIDSIAGIFDPIISGAGYHRVFSILDINGCKYFDSQWIVVRKNPFADFLMDSVACQDSSILIRFTGNNADSARFNWALDGGLFKFIVPDKELAISWHSPGLKQLKLELNFNKCLSESFRTIEILEHLPKPLIDCESTDTTITFKWNKEARVKKYRINVLNGNTGMFINDTVYLIRKRFFNDSASIQLTLEDSGPCSEISSDIAWCKSPDCPPKNIAIDTSIEICFSNPVLFDLKNWLKDPVVNGQWTGEFIMNGQVNTQRLKLGTHHYILEANDFGCSYKDTIQLSIHASPVISELVRTNIPCSPNPQTGTLTFGKILSSKLPLRYAIDGGNVSLNNSFQQITAGSHLFSIIDSLGCQTDTLMVWNAPEVPTLELGPDLEIFKGESVTLNALISGNYQLIDWISGQNLSCTNCTNPGLQPQQNMIIYCLISNADGCTAIDSISIRIIDNKVYVPNVFSPNGDNINDVFTVFGTASTIKLLEIFDRWGNRVYSNKEFQANGLGGGWNGRFNDQYCLPGVYVYYAIVGFEKGPEIKIKGDLQLLR, encoded by the coding sequence ATGCGACCATCACGCATTTTACATTTCACATTAGTCTTTTTCTTTATATTAATAAGCCATAAGCTTGTTTATAGTCAAACACATTCCAAATGTGGTAGCAATCCGGTTTCTTTATCCAGTAATTGTATGGATGCTTGTGTGGTTTGTGATTTAAATGGCGTTTCAGCGAGAACACTTAATATCACACCAGGCCAAATGCCTCCCGGTTTTTGTACGATGGTTCAGCACAGCATGCAGTGGCTTGCATTTATAGCGGCCTCTGCCAATTTAAGTATCAATGTCGCAGTATCGTCTTGCATGCAAGCAAATGGGGTAGAAATGGGAATTTATGCATCGGATGATTGTCAGACTTTTAAACTGGTGAGCAATTGCAATACCAATATGTTTGCAAATCAGACCTGGTCTTTTTCAACTACAGAACCCCTTAAGATTGGATGTGTTTATTATCTTGTTTTTGATGGAAATGGACCCAATGAATGCAATGTGGACTTTGTCGTCACAGCAGGAAGTACTGTAGCTCCTGTTCCGAATACTTCTGCCAAAATAAGTGGTAAGAAATTGGTCTGCAAAGGAGAAACAGTGGATTACATGATTGCAACCATAAATGGTGCATGTGCTTATGAATGGCGTGTTGAAAACGGGACACTCAATTTTGCAAAAGACAATCAATCACAAGTCACCTGGGATCAACCTGGAAAGGGAAAAATCTGTGTAATGGGTTCGAATATTTGCAATACCGGGAATGAAGTATGCCTGGATGTTGAAATCGGAGAAGAAACGCCTTTACAGGAATTTGGTCCATTTTATATTTGTTTTGGGGAAACTTATAAATTTAAAAATCTTTTTTTAACCGCAGGAACCTGGAATTATTTTAATAAAAATCGATTTGGTTGTGATAGTAATATTACTGTAGTTGTAGAAGAATTTGATCAGATACAAACATTTATTGACACCTTTGTTTGTTATCCGGATAGCTTTAAACTCGGATCCACCCGTTATGATAGTACCGGAGTGTATAAGCAAATTCTCAAGTCAAAGAAGTCACCATACTGCGATAGTATTTTATATATCAATCTACTATACAGCAAACTTAAATCCATTCCCAATAAATCCAATGATATTAGTTGTATAGATACCCTGGTGACTTTATTTGCAGATTCATCTTTAATTCCTAAAAACGTTCCAATCAAACGATATTGGCTCAATGATCTCAATGACACCTTAGGTACCGGAAACCAAATTGTAGTCAGTCAGGCTGGAATGTACAAGCTTGTTTTAATTAATGAAGTCGATTCCATTCATTCATGCATTTCCATTCAGTCCATATTGGTAAAAGGTTCTAAAAACAATCCGGATTTGATTTTACAGGATTCCTTGTCCTATTGCATCGGAGATACCATTTTTTTCAATACGATCCGATTTGCAGATCTGAATAATACCAATGCTTCCTATAATTATTATTGGAATCAATCGGCAAGTGCAACCCAACGGATTGATTCAACTTTTATTCTATTAAATCGGGATACTACCATTTATTTAAAGGCATTTAATGGAACTTGTGAAGATTTGCTTCCGCTACCAATTAAAATAAATGACAAAGAAAATTTTATATTCACAGACAGTTCATTTTGTGCCGGGAGCATGGTTAATCTGTTGAATTTGAATTTTAAAAAGCAAGGTCAATTTTTAGGAGGTCCGCAGTTTTATAATTGTCCTGAAGCTGATTCAAATTGTTTGATTCAAAACAAGCTTGTTCAATTAAACCAGGATACCATTCTATACATTTTACCGGATGGTGCTCGTTGTCCGGAAATTACTACAGTAAAGTTGTTTGCCAAACCATATCCATCTGCTGGGTTCATCACGGATTCCAAGGACTATTGTTTAGGCGATACCGCACAAATTTCATGGATTCAATTTGATAGCAGCACTACCTATAAACTGCAAATAGATCAAACAAATATTTTATTAAATTCAGGCAACAAATCCTATTTAACACAATGGATAGACACAGGCATACATTCCTTATGTCTGACTGCAGATCGATTGGGTTGCATAGACAGCAGCTGCAGCACAGTTTTTGTTCATGCTCCACCAAATATTCCTATTCCAGATTGTTTTTCAACGGATAGCAGCATTTTGTTTACCTGGAGTCAATACACCAACGAGACATACAGGCTTGAAGTGTTGCAGGGAGGCTTTTATATACAAGTTACAGATACCAGTGTATTTTTTCCAAACTTAAATCGGGGAGAAACTATTAAAATCCGAATTCATGCCAGCAATCCCTATTGTAATGAAGTTATTTCAGAAATAGAATGTCAATCCAAAACTTGTCCGCCCATACAACTATCGATTGATCCTGTTGATACCATTTGTTTGAGTAACTCGAGTAAAGCCATCCAACTTACGACGCAAACAAATCCAAGCGGTCAGATTGGAACATACATCTGGAGAGGTCCGGGAATTATTGATTCAATTGCTGGCATTTTTGACCCAATCATTTCAGGTGCCGGATATCATCGCGTTTTTTCAATATTGGATATTAATGGATGCAAATATTTTGATAGCCAATGGATCGTTGTACGAAAAAATCCTTTTGCTGATTTTCTTATGGATTCCGTGGCATGCCAGGATTCTAGTATTTTAATTCGATTTACAGGAAATAACGCAGATTCAGCGCGTTTTAATTGGGCATTGGATGGCGGCTTGTTCAAATTTATTGTACCGGATAAGGAACTAGCGATTTCATGGCATTCTCCGGGATTAAAACAATTAAAATTAGAATTGAATTTTAATAAATGTTTGAGTGAATCATTTAGAACTATTGAAATTTTAGAACATCTACCCAAACCCCTTATCGATTGCGAATCAACAGATACCACCATTACCTTTAAATGGAACAAAGAAGCACGGGTAAAAAAATACAGAATCAATGTTTTAAATGGAAACACGGGTATGTTCATCAATGATACTGTATATCTAATTCGTAAACGATTTTTTAATGACAGCGCAAGCATACAACTCACACTGGAAGATTCAGGACCTTGCAGTGAAATAAGTTCAGATATCGCCTGGTGCAAGTCGCCTGATTGTCCGCCGAAGAATATTGCTATTGATACCAGTATTGAAATTTGTTTTTCAAATCCTGTTTTATTTGATTTAAAAAACTGGTTGAAAGATCCAGTAGTTAATGGTCAGTGGACCGGCGAATTTATTATGAATGGTCAAGTAAATACACAGCGTTTAAAATTGGGAACGCACCATTATATACTTGAAGCCAATGATTTTGGATGTAGCTATAAAGACACCATTCAACTTTCCATTCATGCATCTCCTGTAATCAGCGAACTGGTTCGTACCAATATACCCTGTAGCCCAAACCCACAAACCGGTACGTTGACATTCGGAAAAATTCTGAGTTCCAAATTGCCCTTGCGCTATGCTATAGATGGGGGCAATGTTTCGTTAAACAATTCCTTTCAACAAATTACAGCTGGAAGTCATTTATTCAGCATCATCGACAGTCTGGGTTGCCAAACCGATACCTTGATGGTCTGGAATGCACCGGAAGTCCCGACTCTTGAATTAGGTCCCGACCTGGAAATTTTCAAAGGGGAATCTGTAACTTTAAATGCTTTGATAAGTGGAAATTATCAATTAATTGATTGGATTTCTGGTCAAAATCTATCGTGTACAAATTGTACAAATCCTGGATTGCAGCCTCAGCAAAACATGATTATTTACTGTTTGATAAGCAATGCAGATGGTTGTACGGCAATAGATTCCATTAGTATCCGAATCATTGATAACAAGGTGTATGTACCCAATGTGTTTTCCCCAAATGGCGATAATATCAACGATGTATTTACTGTATTTGGAACGGCAAGCACTATTAAACTATTGGAAATATTTGATCGATGGGGCAATCGAGTCTATTCAAACAAAGAGTTTCAAGCAAATGGTTTGGGTGGTGGATGGAATGGACGGTTTAATGATCAGTACTGTTTGCCAGGAGTCTATGTGTATTATGCTATTGTGGGTTTTGAAAAAGGCCCCGAAATAAAAATAAAAGGTGATTTACAATTACTAAGATAA